The following proteins come from a genomic window of Nitrospira sp.:
- a CDS encoding Type III restriction-modification enzyme, helicase subunit: protein MSADFFSKPILNSPYAYPIRHWDLDDQGQPTHKIIDKRRPAEFITPIPKPKKRKTSEKQASMVFDEGKGLSTQEQQYDVTAIINGVRAEVDAWRQLQNPNDWQVTPETARLLQHWRHHKFSNTRPFFCQVEAVETAIWLTEVAPNVKAGKSFLEHLANANNDANPGLTRLGLKLATGAGKTTVMAMLIAWQTINAVRRPNSKKFTRGFLVVTPGLTIKDRLRVLQPNDPDSYYASRELVPNDLLDEVRDAKIVITNYHAFKLRDRLELSKGGRSLLQGRGKELNTLETEGQMLQRVMPDLMGMKNILVLNDEAHHCYREKPGAKTGDEDLKGDEKKEAEKNNETARLWISGLETVTRKLGVTQIIDLSATPFFLRGSGYAEGTLFPWTMSDFSLMDAIECGIVKLPRVPITDNIPGNEMPMFRNLWEHIRAKMPKKGRGKAGSLDPLDLPPQLQTAIDALYGHYEKTYALWAERKVPVPPCFIIVCNNTSTSKLVYDYISGFQRVNEDGSSRLVFGKLPLFQNHDEHGNPLPRPRTLLIDSEQLESGEALDDNFRNMAADEIERFRREIVERTGDRRQAEDLTDQDLLREVMNTVGKPGRLGADIRCVVSVSMLTEGWDANTVTHVLGVRAFGTQLLCEQVIGRALRRQSYELNNEDQFNVEYADVLGIPFDFNAKPVIAPPQPPRETIQVKAIRPDRDGLEISFPRVEGYHVELPEERLAARFNEDSVLELTPDLVGATKTRNSGIIGESVDLNLIHTGEVRPSQVVYELTSHFLMTRWRDANGDPQLHLFGQLKRVVKQWLDEKYLVCKGGTYPAQLKYKMLAEMACQKIMAGITREFMGKRPIKAVLDAYNPTGSTRHVKFNTSKPSRWETDARRCHINWVILDSDWEAEFCRVAEAHPKVRAYVKNHNLGLEVPYRYGSETRRYLPDFIVLVDDGHGEKDLLHLIVEIKGYRREDAKEKKATMDTYWVPGVNNLGTYGRWAFAEFTEIYQIEADFEAKVAAEFNKMIEKAAAVSPVVEGK from the coding sequence ATGAGTGCTGATTTCTTCTCGAAACCCATCCTCAATTCCCCTTATGCGTATCCTATACGCCATTGGGACCTCGACGACCAAGGCCAACCGACACACAAGATTATAGATAAGCGCCGCCCAGCCGAATTCATCACGCCGATTCCAAAGCCAAAAAAGCGCAAAACGTCAGAGAAGCAAGCCTCGATGGTCTTTGACGAAGGGAAAGGGCTCTCAACTCAGGAACAGCAGTATGACGTCACGGCCATCATCAATGGTGTTCGGGCCGAAGTCGACGCATGGCGTCAATTACAGAACCCCAATGACTGGCAGGTCACGCCCGAAACCGCCCGGCTACTCCAACACTGGCGTCATCACAAGTTCAGCAACACGCGACCGTTCTTCTGCCAGGTGGAGGCAGTCGAAACAGCGATTTGGTTGACCGAGGTCGCCCCCAATGTAAAAGCCGGCAAGAGCTTTCTTGAGCATCTTGCCAATGCGAACAACGATGCGAACCCAGGACTTACCCGCCTGGGATTGAAGTTGGCCACAGGGGCAGGCAAGACCACGGTCATGGCCATGCTCATCGCCTGGCAAACGATCAACGCGGTCCGCCGACCGAACAGCAAGAAATTTACTCGCGGGTTTCTGGTCGTGACTCCGGGACTCACGATCAAAGACCGTCTTCGTGTCCTTCAGCCAAACGACCCGGACAGTTACTATGCCAGCCGTGAATTGGTGCCCAACGATCTGCTGGACGAGGTCAGAGACGCCAAGATCGTCATTACCAATTACCATGCCTTCAAGCTTCGAGACCGATTGGAACTGTCAAAAGGAGGCCGCTCTTTACTTCAAGGACGAGGGAAAGAACTCAATACGCTTGAAACAGAGGGCCAGATGCTCCAGAGGGTGATGCCCGACTTGATGGGCATGAAAAACATTCTGGTCCTCAATGACGAGGCGCACCACTGTTACCGGGAGAAGCCGGGGGCCAAGACCGGCGATGAGGATCTCAAGGGGGATGAGAAGAAGGAAGCGGAAAAGAACAACGAGACCGCCCGCCTGTGGATCTCCGGACTCGAAACGGTCACACGTAAACTCGGCGTCACCCAGATCATCGACTTATCGGCCACGCCGTTCTTCTTGCGGGGCTCCGGTTACGCAGAAGGGACGTTGTTCCCCTGGACCATGAGCGACTTCTCGCTGATGGATGCAATCGAGTGCGGCATCGTGAAGTTGCCGCGCGTGCCCATCACGGACAACATACCGGGCAACGAAATGCCGATGTTCCGCAACCTATGGGAGCACATCAGGGCCAAGATGCCGAAGAAAGGTCGCGGTAAAGCTGGGAGTCTGGACCCTCTAGATCTGCCGCCCCAATTACAGACGGCGATCGATGCGCTCTACGGCCACTACGAGAAGACCTACGCACTTTGGGCCGAGAGAAAGGTTCCGGTGCCGCCCTGTTTCATCATCGTCTGTAACAACACGTCCACGTCCAAGCTGGTGTACGACTATATCTCCGGCTTTCAGCGGGTGAATGAAGACGGGTCCAGCAGGCTTGTATTTGGGAAACTGCCACTGTTCCAAAATCACGATGAGCATGGCAATCCGCTCCCACGCCCCAGAACCTTGTTGATCGACAGCGAACAATTGGAATCCGGCGAAGCGCTGGATGACAATTTCCGCAACATGGCCGCCGATGAAATTGAACGCTTTCGTCGTGAGATCGTCGAACGGACCGGCGATCGGCGGCAAGCTGAAGATTTGACGGACCAAGACCTGCTTCGGGAAGTGATGAACACGGTCGGCAAGCCGGGCCGCCTTGGGGCCGACATACGGTGCGTGGTGTCGGTGTCGATGCTGACGGAAGGATGGGATGCGAATACGGTCACGCATGTTCTCGGTGTGCGGGCGTTTGGGACGCAGCTCTTGTGCGAACAGGTTATCGGGCGCGCATTGCGACGCCAGTCCTATGAGTTAAACAACGAAGACCAATTCAATGTCGAGTATGCCGATGTGCTCGGTATTCCCTTTGACTTCAATGCCAAACCAGTCATCGCACCGCCTCAGCCGCCGCGCGAGACCATTCAAGTCAAAGCCATCCGTCCCGATCGGGATGGACTCGAAATCAGCTTTCCCCGCGTCGAGGGCTACCATGTTGAGCTGCCGGAGGAGCGGTTAGCAGCGAGGTTCAATGAAGACTCGGTTCTTGAGCTCACGCCCGATCTGGTCGGGGCCACGAAAACACGCAATTCAGGAATTATCGGCGAAAGCGTGGATCTGAATCTCATCCATACCGGAGAGGTGCGCCCGTCTCAGGTTGTGTACGAACTGACCTCGCATTTTCTGATGACGCGCTGGCGTGATGCCAATGGCGATCCGCAGTTGCATCTCTTCGGTCAGCTGAAACGGGTGGTCAAGCAGTGGCTCGACGAGAAATATTTGGTCTGTAAGGGAGGGACCTACCCGGCGCAGCTCAAGTACAAGATGTTGGCCGAGATGGCCTGTCAAAAGATCATGGCAGGCATCACACGAGAGTTCATGGGGAAAAGGCCGATCAAGGCCGTGCTCGATGCCTACAATCCTACGGGGTCAACCAGGCATGTGAAATTCAATACCTCCAAACCCAGCCGTTGGGAGACAGACGCTCGCCGTTGTCATATCAATTGGGTCATCCTCGACAGCGACTGGGAGGCGGAATTCTGTCGAGTGGCCGAGGCCCATCCGAAAGTCAGGGCCTATGTGAAAAACCACAATCTTGGGCTCGAAGTGCCGTACCGCTATGGCTCCGAGACGAGGAGGTATCTACCGGACTTCATCGTGCTGGTTGATGACGGACATGGCGAGAAGGACCTGTTGCATCTGATTGTCGAGATCAAAGGCTATCGCCGCGAGGATGCGAAGGAAAAGAAGGCCACCATGGACACCTATTGGGTGCCGGGGGTGAATAACCTTGGGACCTATGGTCGATGGGCGTTTGCTGAGTTTACCGAAATTTATCAAATCGAAGCGGATTTTGAAGCCAAGGTTGCAGCCGAATTTAATAAAATGATTGAGAAAGCCGCCGCAGTCTCGCCCGTGGTCGAGGGGAAATAG
- a CDS encoding Adenine specific DNA methylase (Mod-related) codes for MAKKQGTTKTVEALKHDEAKRKNIPTAEYQSVLRKEEQSPVRIAYERRNRDLDPQLVWRGKDEQDWSDLVVHAPPLYIQEKVHPKALIDDLLRETKEREYETGQLTPDLFADFNGIPKGVDKTEFYQHDQNWSNRMILGDSLQVMASLAEREGLRGKVQCIYFDPPYGIKFNSNFQWSTTSRDVKDGNAEHITREPEQVKAFRDTWRDGIHSYLTYLRDRLTVARDLLTDSGSIFVQIGEENLHRIRAVMDEIFGEDNAIVTIVVKKKSATTATDPVNDFLVWYAKRRTELKLRTLYKERRDPEDDSKFNTLVSSEGEHARIVNLEPQEIEEKLEANWKWTRVNYPLVSQDRSERSKDFSFHGKDFECGSNRHWTYDPDVDMRRLDRADRIFDGGGKSLGGVVYWNDWSYASISNIWTEFHGEKFPIYVVQTNPRLIERCLLMATDPGDLVLDPTCGSGTTATVAEQWGRRWITIDTSRVALALARARIMGARYPFYLLADSREGQLKEAEITRTAPSSQSVHGNIRHGFVYERVPHITLKSITNNAEIDVIWDKWQATLEPLREKLNAVLKQQWQEWEIPREADAKWSDTAKKLHVDWWEARIARQQEIDKSIAAKAEFEYLYDKPYENKKTVRVAGPFTVESLSPHRVLGVDENDELIDTSKECTPEYGAKQGFAQMILENLKTSGVQQAHKSDKIAFTALTPWPGDLVCAEGRYLEGEKEKRAAIFIGPEFGTVTRPDMVEAAREAGDAGFDALIACAFNYEAHTTEFSKLGRIPVLKARMNADLHMADDLKNTGKGNLFVIFGEPDIDILKEKDGKLRVKVKGVDVFKPQTGEVISDSAEGIACWFIDTDYNEESFFVRHAYFLGANDPYSALRTTLKAEIDPEAWATLNSDTSRAFDKPKSGRIAVKVINHLGDEVMKVFKV; via the coding sequence ATGGCCAAGAAGCAGGGGACGACCAAGACGGTCGAAGCACTGAAGCACGATGAGGCGAAGCGAAAGAATATTCCCACGGCGGAATATCAGTCTGTCTTACGGAAAGAAGAGCAAAGCCCTGTCCGGATCGCGTACGAACGGCGCAATCGTGATTTGGACCCGCAACTCGTCTGGCGCGGGAAGGATGAGCAGGATTGGTCAGATCTCGTTGTCCATGCGCCGCCGCTGTACATTCAGGAAAAGGTTCATCCGAAGGCACTGATCGATGATTTGCTGCGAGAAACGAAGGAACGTGAGTACGAAACTGGGCAACTCACGCCAGATCTCTTTGCAGATTTCAACGGCATCCCCAAAGGAGTCGATAAGACCGAGTTTTATCAGCACGACCAAAATTGGTCGAACCGGATGATCCTCGGAGATTCATTACAAGTCATGGCCAGCCTGGCGGAGCGTGAGGGGCTGCGAGGCAAGGTGCAATGCATCTACTTCGACCCACCCTACGGCATCAAATTCAATAGCAACTTCCAGTGGTCCACGACCAGCCGCGACGTAAAAGACGGCAACGCTGAGCACATCACCCGCGAGCCGGAACAAGTGAAGGCCTTTCGCGATACATGGCGCGATGGCATTCATAGTTACCTGACCTATCTCCGCGACCGCCTCACGGTCGCCCGCGATCTCCTCACCGATTCCGGCTCCATCTTCGTCCAGATTGGGGAGGAAAACCTGCACCGCATCCGTGCTGTGATGGACGAAATCTTTGGCGAAGATAACGCCATCGTAACGATTGTGGTGAAAAAGAAGAGTGCCACAACGGCTACCGATCCTGTGAATGATTTCCTGGTTTGGTATGCAAAGCGACGCACTGAGTTAAAGCTTCGCACGCTCTACAAAGAGCGGCGTGATCCTGAAGATGACAGCAAGTTCAACACGCTAGTTTCCTCCGAAGGTGAGCATGCCCGCATCGTCAATCTGGAACCCCAAGAGATCGAAGAAAAACTTGAAGCGAATTGGAAGTGGACGCGAGTTAACTACCCGCTCGTAAGCCAAGACCGGTCAGAGCGAAGCAAAGACTTTAGCTTTCACGGCAAAGACTTCGAGTGCGGGAGTAACCGGCACTGGACGTATGATCCTGACGTTGACATGCGACGCCTTGATAGAGCTGATCGCATCTTTGACGGCGGGGGTAAATCGCTTGGTGGTGTGGTGTATTGGAATGACTGGTCCTACGCCTCAATTTCAAACATCTGGACCGAGTTTCATGGCGAGAAGTTTCCAATTTACGTGGTTCAAACAAACCCCCGGTTGATCGAACGCTGCCTTCTCATGGCCACCGATCCCGGCGATCTCGTGCTTGATCCGACGTGCGGTTCCGGGACAACCGCTACCGTTGCCGAGCAATGGGGCCGTCGCTGGATCACTATTGACACTTCGCGTGTGGCACTGGCCCTTGCCCGCGCCCGTATCATGGGGGCGCGTTATCCGTTCTACCTGCTCGCCGATTCCCGTGAAGGTCAACTCAAAGAAGCTGAAATTACCCGCACAGCGCCGTCCTCGCAGTCGGTGCATGGGAACATCCGTCACGGCTTCGTCTATGAACGCGTCCCGCATATCACGCTCAAATCTATTACCAACAATGCTGAGATCGACGTTATCTGGGACAAGTGGCAAGCCACTCTCGAACCATTGCGCGAGAAGCTGAATGCTGTGCTTAAGCAGCAGTGGCAGGAGTGGGAAATTCCTCGCGAGGCCGATGCCAAGTGGAGTGATACGGCAAAGAAGCTCCATGTCGACTGGTGGGAGGCCCGCATTGCTCGGCAGCAGGAGATTGATAAGTCCATCGCTGCCAAGGCCGAGTTTGAATACCTCTACGACAAACCATACGAGAACAAGAAGACCGTCCGTGTGGCGGGGCCCTTTACGGTTGAGAGTCTTTCACCGCATCGCGTGCTCGGCGTGGATGAGAACGATGAGTTGATCGATACGTCTAAAGAATGCACCCCAGAGTACGGGGCGAAGCAAGGCTTCGCCCAGATGATCCTAGAAAATCTCAAAACATCCGGCGTCCAACAGGCACATAAGTCGGACAAAATTGCCTTCACCGCCCTCACTCCCTGGCCGGGCGATCTCGTCTGCGCGGAAGGTCGCTATCTGGAAGGAGAGAAGGAAAAACGTGCCGCCATCTTCATCGGACCTGAATTCGGGACCGTCACTAGGCCTGATATGGTGGAAGCGGCTCGCGAGGCTGGTGACGCCGGGTTTGATGCTCTCATTGCCTGTGCCTTCAATTACGAGGCCCACACCACCGAGTTCAGCAAGCTCGGCCGCATTCCCGTGCTCAAGGCCAGAATGAATGCCGACCTGCACATGGCCGACGATCTCAAGAATACCGGCAAGGGCAATCTCTTCGTCATCTTCGGCGAGCCGGATATCGATATCCTCAAAGAGAAAGATGGGAAGCTACGTGTGAAGGTAAAGGGTGTGGACGTATTCAAACCTCAGACTGGTGAAGTCATCAGCGACAGCGCCGAAGGCATCGCCTGTTGGTTTATCGACACCGACTACAACGAAGAAAGCTTCTTCGTCCGCCACGCCTACTTCCTCGGTGCGAACGATCCCTACAGCGCCCTCAGGACAACCCTCAAAGCCGAGATCGACCCCGAAGCCTGGGCTACCCTCAACAGCGATACTTCAAGAGCTTTCGACAAGCCCAAGTCTGGCCGAATTGCCGTGAAAGTCATTAACCACCTCGGGGATGAAGTAATGAAGGTGTTCAAAGTCTAG